The following coding sequences are from one Plasmodium coatneyi strain Hackeri chromosome 11, complete sequence window:
- a CDS encoding Microtubule associated protein, giving the protein MKRGGRKTKGARSNKLGKGKNDASEDEEVVESETSSDEMGEGNSSSSEESIDSDADNLSDKEQANEAEKQIQIYFTSDVANEKYQMEDTIYTIPASFKRIDLSRMVKTLLDINENVSFEFLINDQILRSSIEEFLQLNNILSENVIQIKYILSITKKESTPIDKISEWISKLIIIEDKLYCSTFGGSTLCYDMSNFAKIDERKVADMPIFAFNVCKNDKLIDGDVQYCESAVGLSNGTIRAFLNEEMDQKIVTRSELYLGNHDDMVKSIAFSKNGSLLVSGGADNKINLYDNNEIVQKLKEYKSENNTNKRKMKHVLTPKKCIHKDVGIITALTFFNSNNHFLCTGLEKNIKIYDADTADLFATLPYGKAIMCSDILTENLFVTADDQSVIKLFDVRCLEEKAVISLNEHKYFFHDKVVTSLCGNKNGIHFLSSSHDGFTNIYDVRLNKLPVYTIQTEDKSKVLSSTWFYRESNNYVINADENNLTLHSF; this is encoded by the coding sequence atgaaaagaggtggaaggaaaacaaagggGGCGCGCAGCAACAAACTgggcaaagggaaaaatgatgCTTCTGAAGATGAGGAAGTCGTAGAGAGCGAAACTTCCAGCGATGAAATGGGAGAAGGCAACTCCTCCTCCAGTGAAGAATCAATCGATAGTGATGCCGACAACTTGTCGGACAAAGAACAGGCGAACGAGGCGGAAAAGCAAATACAGATATATTTCACATCGGACGTGGCTAATGAAAAGTACCAAATGGAAGACACGATTTACACAATTCCAGCTAGCTTCAAAAGAATCGACCTGTCAAGAATGGTCAAAACATTGCTCGATATAAATGAAAACGTTTCCtttgaatttttaataaatgatCAAATTTTAAGATCATCCATAGAAGAATTTTTACAGCTTAATAATATCCTCTCGGAAAATGTGATACAGATAAAATACATACTATCGAtaacgaaaaaggaaagtaccCCAATTGATAAAATCTCAGAATGGATTTCAAAATTAATCATAATTGAAGATAAGCTATACTGTAGCACCTTCGGAGGAAGTACCCTCTGTTATGATATGTCAAATTTCGCCAAAATTGATGAGCGGAAAGTGGCTGATATGCCCATATTTGCATTTAATGTATgtaaaaatgacaaattaaTTGATGGAGATGTACAGTACTGCGAATCGGCTGTAGGACTATCCAATGGGACTATAAGGgcatttttaaatgaagaaatggaTCAGAAAATAGTAACCAGAAGTGAACTATATCTAGGCAACCACGACGATATGGTTAAATCTATTGCGTTCAGTAAGAACGGGTCGTTACTTGTCAGTGGAGGTGCagataacaaaataaacctGTATGATAATAACGAAATTGTACAGAAGTTAAAGGAATACAAGTCGGAAAATAACACgaataagagaaaaatgaagcatgTCTTAACTCCGAAAAAGTGTATACATAAGGATGTGGGAATTATAACAGCCCTAACCTTTTTTAATAGTAATAACCACTTTTTATGTACAGGcctggaaaaaaatataaaaatatacgatgcAGATACGGCAGACCTATTTGCTACTCTTCCATATGGAAAAGCAATAATGTGCAGTGACATTTTGACTGAAAATCTGTTCGTAACTGCAGATGATCAATCCGTTATTAAATTATTCGATGTCAGATGCTTAGAGGAAAAAGCAGTCATATCGCTAAATGagcataaatattttttccatgatAAAGTGGTAACCTCCCTTTGtgggaacaaaaatggaatccACTTCTTATCGTCCTCACATGATGGGTTTACGAATATATACGACGTGAGGCTGAACAAGTTGCCAGTCTACACGATTCAAACTGAAGATAAATCGAAGGTCCTGTCCAGCACCTGGTTCTACAGGGAAAGCAACAATTATGTCATAAATGCAGACGAGAACAATTTGACTCTTCATAGCTTTTAA